From a single Bacillus sp. NEB1478 genomic region:
- a CDS encoding GreA/GreB family elongation factor, with product MHMLKLTQEGIRKLENELKELSKRKREFRNSPDKDFITSRMNEIDSLLSRSLTWPVVKESGYFVQPGSTITIEETVFHERYTYMIVHPFEADPRENKISVHSPIAKAAIGKTINTSFSIQVPMGSELIYTIIDIQNC from the coding sequence ATGCATATGCTAAAACTCACACAAGAAGGCATCAGGAAGCTAGAAAATGAACTGAAAGAATTGTCTAAGCGCAAGAGAGAATTTCGGAATTCGCCAGATAAAGATTTCATTACCAGCAGAATGAACGAAATTGATAGTCTGTTATCACGATCCTTAACTTGGCCTGTTGTAAAAGAATCCGGGTACTTTGTACAACCCGGTTCAACAATTACAATAGAGGAAACCGTTTTTCATGAGCGATATACATATATGATTGTACATCCATTTGAAGCGGATCCGCGTGAAAATAAAATATCGGTACATTCCCCGATTGCCAAAGCTGCCATTGGAAAAACCATAAATACATCTTTCAGTATTCAGGTGCCTATGGGCAGCGAATTAATTTATACCATTATAGATATTCAAAACTGCTAA
- the dusB gene encoding tRNA dihydrouridine synthase DusB, with translation MKIGDITLKNPVVLAPMAGVCNPAFRLIAKEFGAGLVCAEMVSDKGILYENEKSLKMLYVDEREKPLSLQIFGGERESLVAAAKYVDNHTNADIIDINMGCPVPKITKCDAGAKWLLDPDKIYEMVAATVDAVQKPVTVKMRVGWDEDHIYAVKNAQAVERAGGAAVAVHGRTRVQMYEGTADWDIIGEVKKNVSIPVIGNGDISTPQEAKERLEKYGVDGVMIGRAALGNPWMLYRTVQYLQNGEIVPEPNAREKMNICILHMDRLIELKGEDVAVREMRKHAAWYLKGLPKTGSVRNEINLMTTRDDMSKLLFGYVDQLEENQQKIVS, from the coding sequence TTGAAAATTGGCGATATTACGTTGAAAAATCCTGTTGTGCTTGCACCAATGGCGGGTGTTTGTAATCCAGCTTTCCGTTTGATCGCTAAAGAATTTGGAGCAGGTCTTGTTTGTGCAGAGATGGTTAGTGATAAAGGTATCCTGTATGAAAATGAAAAATCTCTAAAAATGCTTTATGTTGACGAACGAGAGAAACCATTAAGTCTGCAGATATTTGGCGGAGAGCGCGAATCTCTAGTTGCTGCAGCCAAATACGTTGATAATCATACAAACGCAGATATTATAGATATTAATATGGGATGTCCGGTTCCGAAAATCACGAAGTGTGATGCTGGAGCTAAATGGCTTTTAGATCCTGATAAGATATATGAAATGGTGGCTGCAACGGTTGATGCAGTTCAAAAGCCAGTAACGGTAAAAATGCGAGTAGGATGGGACGAAGATCACATCTATGCGGTGAAAAATGCACAAGCCGTTGAACGTGCCGGCGGAGCTGCAGTAGCGGTTCATGGACGTACTCGTGTTCAAATGTATGAAGGTACAGCTGACTGGGACATCATTGGTGAAGTAAAGAAGAATGTTTCCATTCCTGTAATCGGTAATGGTGACATTTCAACGCCTCAAGAAGCTAAAGAACGTCTTGAGAAATATGGAGTCGATGGTGTAATGATCGGAAGAGCTGCTCTAGGTAATCCATGGATGCTTTACCGAACTGTTCAATACCTTCAAAACGGTGAAATTGTACCAGAACCAAATGCTCGTGAAAAAATGAATATCTGCATACTGCACATGGATCGCTTGATCGAACTTAAAGGTGAAGATGTAGCGGTTAGAGAAATGAGAAAACATGCAGCTTGGTATTTAAAAGGCCTGCCGAAAACAGGTTCTGTCCGTAACGAGATCAACTTAATGACGACACGTGACGATATGAGCAAGCTATTGTTCGGTTACGTGGATCAATTGGAAGAAAACCAGCAAAAGATAGTTAGCTGA
- a CDS encoding helix-turn-helix transcriptional regulator: protein MEEDRLGRRIRAFRKLKGYTQEQLAKDIGISVSVLGEVERGSRKPKVDLLHKIADQFSIKVEELQ from the coding sequence ATGGAAGAAGATCGACTGGGAAGACGCATACGCGCGTTCCGAAAGTTAAAAGGCTATACACAAGAACAGCTTGCTAAAGATATTGGGATATCAGTATCCGTGCTTGGCGAGGTGGAAAGAGGCAGCCGAAAGCCTAAGGTAGATCTGCTTCATAAAATAGCGGATCAGTTCAGTATTAAAGTTGAAGAGCTACAGTAA
- the folK gene encoding 2-amino-4-hydroxy-6-hydroxymethyldihydropteridine diphosphokinase, translating to METAYLSVGSNMGEREDLLKKAIRSLADCPDIAIEKISSIYETDPVGVTDQPLFLNLAIKLKTNLSPRALLSKLHEVEENLERKRIRKWGPRTIDLDILLYNGVSIQTEVLEIPHPRMLERAFVLIPLSEIAPDDIYPGESISLHQVLCEQRDKEGVRIWKKIDWEDAYARSES from the coding sequence ATGGAAACAGCTTATTTATCAGTTGGTTCAAATATGGGTGAGAGAGAGGACTTACTCAAAAAAGCCATTCGATCATTGGCAGATTGTCCTGATATTGCGATAGAGAAAATCTCATCTATTTATGAAACCGATCCAGTAGGTGTTACAGATCAGCCTTTGTTTTTAAATTTAGCTATAAAACTGAAAACCAATCTTTCTCCACGGGCCCTTTTGAGTAAACTGCATGAGGTGGAAGAGAATTTGGAAAGAAAAAGGATCCGGAAATGGGGTCCTCGAACAATAGACCTTGACATTTTATTGTATAATGGTGTAAGTATACAAACGGAAGTGTTAGAAATTCCACATCCACGTATGCTGGAAAGGGCATTTGTTCTCATACCTCTAAGTGAAATTGCTCCAGATGATATTTATCCCGGGGAATCAATTTCTTTGCATCAAGTCCTTTGCGAACAAAGAGATAAAGAAGGTGTACGCATATGGAAGAAGATCGACTGGGAAGACGCATACGCGCGTTCCGAAAGTTAA
- the folB gene encoding dihydroneopterin aldolase, which yields MDKIYVNGMKFYGYHGVFPEEQKLGQRFNVDVTLLLDLSKAGLSDDLDATVNYKEVYDAVKEIIEGSSVKLLESLAESIAASLLGKFTSIDKTTVKVIKPDPPIPGHYDSVAVEITRGRG from the coding sequence ATGGATAAAATTTATGTGAACGGTATGAAGTTTTATGGGTACCATGGTGTTTTTCCGGAAGAACAAAAACTAGGTCAGCGGTTTAATGTCGATGTGACGCTGCTTCTCGATCTTTCAAAAGCAGGGCTGTCGGATGATTTGGATGCTACCGTAAACTACAAAGAGGTTTATGACGCTGTAAAAGAAATCATCGAAGGCAGTTCAGTAAAGCTCCTTGAGTCTTTAGCCGAATCGATTGCAGCTTCATTGCTCGGTAAATTCACTTCCATAGACAAAACAACAGTTAAAGTAATCAAGCCTGATCCTCCAATCCCAGGTCATTATGATTCGGTTGCGGTTGAAATTACAAGAGGCAGAGGTTGA
- the folP gene encoding dihydropteroate synthase, whose protein sequence is MHELMMKQSKLKCGEYILDFSKKTYIMGILNVTPDSFSDGGHHNRIEQAIVHAKKMISDGADIIDIGGESTRPGASFVTAEDELERVIPVIEALRKEVDIPLSIDTYKAQTALEAVKAGAHIINDVWGAKKDPDMPKVMAESEVPVILMHNRFDTNYQEFMSDLIADLELSIAMTVKAGVKPENIILDPGIGFVKTFDQNLETMRKLNEVANMGYPVLLGTSRKSMIGKALDLPVEERVEGTGATVCLGIERGCSIVRVHDVKEMSRMAKMMDIMLGKGAEIHG, encoded by the coding sequence ATGCATGAATTGATGATGAAGCAGTCTAAGCTGAAATGCGGAGAGTATATACTCGACTTTTCAAAAAAGACGTATATTATGGGCATTTTAAACGTGACACCTGACTCTTTTTCCGATGGTGGTCATCATAATCGAATTGAACAAGCCATCGTCCATGCGAAAAAGATGATCAGTGACGGAGCGGATATTATTGATATTGGCGGTGAATCTACGAGACCTGGTGCATCTTTCGTTACAGCAGAAGATGAGCTGGAAAGAGTTATTCCTGTCATTGAAGCTTTAAGGAAAGAAGTAGATATACCGCTTTCTATTGACACGTACAAAGCCCAAACTGCATTAGAAGCTGTTAAAGCGGGTGCTCACATCATCAATGACGTATGGGGCGCGAAAAAAGATCCCGATATGCCGAAAGTTATGGCTGAATCAGAAGTGCCTGTTATTTTGATGCATAACCGCTTTGATACGAACTACCAAGAATTCATGTCTGATTTAATCGCTGACTTGGAGCTTAGCATCGCAATGACAGTAAAAGCTGGGGTTAAACCTGAGAACATCATATTAGATCCCGGTATCGGATTTGTAAAAACGTTTGATCAAAATCTTGAAACGATGAGAAAACTGAATGAAGTTGCAAATATGGGCTATCCTGTTTTACTAGGAACCTCACGTAAATCAATGATCGGAAAAGCTCTGGATCTGCCGGTTGAAGAACGTGTGGAAGGAACAGGTGCTACCGTTTGTCTCGGAATAGAAAGAGGATGTTCGATTGTTCGTGTCCATGATGTTAAAGAAATGAGCCGGATGGCTAAGATGATGGATATTATGCTCGGGAAAGGTGCTGAAATCCATGGATAA
- the pabC gene encoding aminodeoxychorismate lyase yields MFIYLDGQIVSREEARISPFDHGFMYGLGAFETFRTYDGFPFLIDEHISRLHEALEELNISIKISTADVTEMVTMLLNKNKLKDAYFRLNVSAGAGDIGLQTDPYEEPTVILFTKPLALSSKPSEKELVKLKTVRNTPEGEKRIKSHHYLNSILGKRELTNPLTQEGFFLTKEGYISEGTVSNLFWVNEGELFTPCVSTGILEGITRKWMLHTSELLNIPVKTGNYTINELKRSEEVFLTNSIQELVPVRRFEDKEYAGNEGRTLQKFQNLYRLHTKEKRTQI; encoded by the coding sequence ATGTTCATCTATTTAGACGGGCAAATCGTATCGAGGGAAGAGGCACGTATCTCTCCTTTTGATCATGGGTTTATGTATGGACTCGGGGCCTTTGAGACATTCAGGACATACGATGGCTTTCCGTTTTTAATTGATGAGCATATCAGCCGGCTACATGAAGCTTTGGAAGAATTGAATATTTCAATAAAAATCAGTACAGCAGATGTAACAGAGATGGTCACTATGCTGTTAAATAAGAATAAATTAAAGGACGCTTACTTTCGTTTAAACGTTTCAGCGGGGGCAGGTGATATTGGGCTGCAGACTGATCCTTATGAAGAGCCCACCGTTATTCTTTTTACAAAACCGTTAGCCCTATCAAGTAAGCCGTCAGAAAAAGAACTAGTAAAGCTAAAGACGGTCCGCAATACGCCTGAAGGGGAAAAACGAATAAAATCACATCACTATCTAAATAGTATTTTGGGCAAAAGAGAACTGACAAATCCTCTGACCCAAGAAGGTTTCTTTTTAACGAAAGAAGGATACATCAGCGAAGGAACGGTTTCGAATTTGTTCTGGGTCAATGAAGGAGAACTGTTCACGCCTTGTGTATCAACAGGCATTTTAGAAGGCATCACGAGAAAATGGATGCTGCACACTTCAGAATTGCTGAACATTCCGGTCAAAACGGGGAACTATACTATAAATGAGCTTAAACGTTCCGAAGAAGTATTTCTCACGAATTCGATTCAGGAACTTGTGCCGGTTCGCCGCTTTGAAGATAAAGAATATGCCGGGAATGAAGGGCGTACCCTTCAAAAATTTCAAAACTTATACCGTCTGCACACGAAAGAAAAACGGACTCAGATTTGA
- the pabA gene encoding aminodeoxychorismate/anthranilate synthase component II, with translation MILMIDNYDSFTYNLVQYLGEMGEELVVKRNDEITIEDIEKLNPEFLMISPGPCSPDEAGISLHAIQHFAGKLPIFGVCLGHQAIAQVFGGDVVRADRLMHGKTSPVLHDGKTVYEGLNNGFTATRYHSLIVKRETLPDCFEISSWTEEGEIMGIRHKELPIEGVQYHPESILTEDGKKLLKNFITFYKGKKTCSSI, from the coding sequence ATGATATTGATGATTGATAACTATGATTCTTTTACGTACAACCTCGTTCAGTATTTGGGTGAGATGGGTGAGGAGCTAGTCGTAAAGCGAAATGATGAGATTACGATTGAGGATATCGAAAAACTGAATCCTGAATTTTTAATGATATCTCCAGGACCCTGTTCACCGGATGAAGCGGGTATTAGTTTACATGCGATTCAGCATTTTGCCGGTAAACTTCCTATCTTTGGTGTTTGTCTTGGTCATCAAGCAATTGCACAAGTTTTTGGAGGAGATGTTGTTCGCGCAGACCGATTGATGCACGGCAAGACATCGCCGGTTCTCCATGATGGGAAAACCGTTTATGAAGGACTTAATAATGGGTTTACAGCAACTCGCTATCATTCATTAATTGTTAAAAGAGAAACACTTCCGGATTGCTTTGAAATTTCTTCTTGGACAGAAGAAGGAGAAATTATGGGAATCCGCCACAAAGAACTTCCGATAGAAGGGGTACAATATCACCCAGAGTCAATCTTAACGGAAGACGGCAAGAAATTATTGAAGAATTTCATTACTTTTTATAAAGGCAAAAAAACATGTTCATCTATTTAG
- a CDS encoding anthranilate synthase component I family protein yields the protein MDRKWYVQHTSVSLSKEDWFQKYKALSATEPRHVLLESGRTGKYSIIGLTPFAEVTGKENVLSINTESGTVTQKGSVYTLFKEWFQKFQIEQIKDLPDFTGGAIGYLSYDLTREFEKLKNSANDDLGLPDLYFLLFKDLFVYDHETSKMWIIVLSEEREDSYSSDKLRAFKEMWQAPCSLKLNEAEEKTYHDNDDFTHVSMTEDVFVNAVKRIQSYISDGDVFQVNLSVRQSKALQTAPFHIYEELRRINPSPYMGYLQTSNFQLVSASPELLVKKKGDVISTRPIAGTRPRGRTEEEDLKLANTLIENEKERAEHVMLVDLERNDLGKVAVYGSVNVDEFMVIERYSHVMHIVSNVVGKLKPECDAFDCIKATFPGGTITGAPKVRTMEIIEELEPVRRGVYTGSIGWIGFNGDTEMNIAIRTMVCQNGTAHVQAGAGIVIDSVPENEYKESLKKAEALWRAKEQSEHGSILV from the coding sequence ATGGATAGAAAATGGTATGTGCAGCACACGAGTGTTTCCCTTTCTAAAGAAGATTGGTTTCAAAAATATAAAGCATTATCAGCAACTGAACCCAGGCACGTTTTATTGGAGAGCGGCAGGACTGGAAAGTATAGCATTATTGGACTTACACCTTTTGCTGAGGTAACCGGAAAAGAAAATGTACTTTCAATTAACACCGAAAGTGGGACAGTTACGCAAAAAGGTTCTGTTTATACACTTTTTAAAGAATGGTTTCAAAAATTTCAGATTGAACAAATAAAGGATCTTCCCGATTTCACAGGTGGAGCTATCGGTTATCTTAGTTATGATCTTACACGTGAGTTTGAAAAACTGAAAAACTCAGCGAATGATGATTTAGGTTTGCCTGATTTATATTTTTTGCTGTTTAAAGATCTTTTTGTATATGATCATGAAACAAGTAAAATGTGGATAATTGTTTTAAGTGAGGAAAGAGAAGACTCCTACAGTTCGGACAAACTTCGTGCTTTTAAAGAAATGTGGCAAGCGCCATGTTCGCTGAAACTTAATGAGGCGGAAGAAAAAACATATCACGATAACGATGACTTTACACACGTATCCATGACAGAGGATGTTTTTGTAAATGCTGTAAAAAGGATTCAGTCTTATATATCAGATGGTGATGTGTTTCAGGTGAATCTTTCTGTTCGTCAATCAAAGGCTTTGCAGACGGCACCTTTTCATATTTATGAAGAATTAAGAAGAATCAACCCTTCTCCTTACATGGGATATTTGCAAACCTCTAATTTTCAGCTCGTGAGTGCATCTCCTGAATTGCTTGTTAAGAAAAAAGGGGATGTGATCAGTACGCGACCGATCGCTGGAACACGTCCTCGCGGAAGAACAGAAGAGGAAGATCTGAAGCTTGCAAATACATTGATCGAGAACGAAAAAGAACGAGCGGAACATGTTATGCTCGTTGATTTAGAAAGAAATGATCTCGGGAAAGTGGCTGTTTATGGCAGTGTGAATGTTGATGAATTTATGGTGATTGAAAGATATTCGCACGTGATGCATATCGTTTCGAACGTTGTCGGCAAGCTTAAACCTGAATGTGATGCGTTTGATTGCATAAAAGCTACATTCCCGGGAGGAACAATAACAGGAGCTCCCAAAGTGAGAACGATGGAAATTATCGAAGAGCTTGAACCGGTCAGAAGAGGTGTTTACACAGGAAGCATCGGCTGGATCGGATTTAATGGTGATACGGAAATGAATATCGCAATTCGGACGATGGTATGTCAAAATGGTACTGCACACGTTCAAGCTGGTGCGGGTATTGTAATTGATTCCGTACCGGAGAATGAATACAAAGAGTCTTTAAAAAAAGCAGAGGCGCTGTGGCGTGCTAAAGAGCAGAGTGAGCACGGATCCATATTGGTTTAA
- the cysK gene encoding cysteine synthase A gives MVRVAQSVTDLIGQTPVVKLNRLTTDDMADVYLKLEFMNPGSSVKDRIALSMIEAAEEKGNLKEGDTIVEPTSGNTGIGLAMVAAAKGYRSVLVMPDTMSLERRNLLRAYGAELVLTPGSEGMKGAIAKAEELSKDNGYFMPQQFKNEANPEVHRRTTGKEILAQFPDGLDGFVSGIGTGGTITGAGEVLKEKYPEIKIYAVEPTDSPILSGGKPGPHKIQGIGAGFVPDTLSTDIYDEVLTVTNDEAFEYARRAAREEGILGGISSGAAISAALKVAKKLGKGKKVLAVIPSNGERYLSTALYKFEE, from the coding sequence ATGGTTAGGGTAGCACAATCGGTTACAGACTTAATTGGTCAAACCCCTGTTGTAAAGCTAAATCGTCTAACAACAGATGATATGGCAGATGTTTATTTAAAGTTAGAATTCATGAACCCGGGCAGCAGTGTCAAGGATCGTATCGCCCTGTCGATGATCGAAGCAGCCGAAGAGAAAGGAAACCTAAAAGAAGGCGATACAATTGTAGAGCCTACAAGCGGTAATACAGGAATTGGTCTTGCGATGGTCGCAGCAGCTAAAGGTTATAGATCGGTTCTTGTGATGCCCGACACAATGAGTTTAGAACGCCGGAATTTGTTAAGAGCCTATGGGGCGGAACTCGTTTTAACTCCTGGATCTGAAGGAATGAAAGGCGCAATTGCAAAAGCTGAAGAACTTTCAAAAGATAATGGATACTTTATGCCGCAGCAGTTCAAAAATGAAGCAAACCCGGAGGTACATCGAAGAACGACAGGAAAAGAGATTTTAGCTCAATTTCCGGATGGTCTTGACGGATTTGTATCTGGAATCGGTACGGGCGGAACGATTACGGGTGCAGGTGAAGTACTTAAAGAAAAATATCCCGAAATTAAAATCTACGCGGTTGAACCGACAGATTCTCCAATTTTATCAGGCGGAAAACCAGGTCCACATAAAATTCAAGGAATTGGAGCGGGCTTTGTTCCAGATACATTAAGTACAGACATTTATGATGAAGTCTTAACAGTAACAAATGATGAAGCGTTCGAATATGCGAGAAGAGCAGCGCGTGAAGAAGGTATTTTAGGCGGAATCTCTTCAGGTGCAGCCATTTCTGCTGCCTTAAAAGTGGCGAAGAAGCTCGGTAAAGGGAAAAAGGTGCTTGCCGTTATTCCGAGTAATGGTGAAAGATATTTAAGTACAGCTCTCTATAAATTTGAAGAATAG
- the hslO gene encoding Hsp33 family molecular chaperone HslO: MNDYLIKALAFDGQIRAYAISSTEMVSEAQKRHETWPTASAALGRAMTASTMMGMMLKGEDNSITVKIEGGGPIGIILVDSNTKGETRGYVTNPQTHFELNSKGKLDVARAVGKNGFLSVVKDIGMREKFTGQVPLVSGELGEDFTYYFASSEQVPSAVGVGVLVNPDNSIKAAGGFIIQVLPNASDLIVDLLEQRIKEIPPISRLIEKGMTPEEILFELLSEDQVKILEKSPVKFQCKCSHERFGQAIVSLGEQEIKEIIEEDGKAETHCHFCNAKYTFSKEELQELLEQAKN; this comes from the coding sequence ATGAACGACTATTTAATAAAAGCTCTAGCATTTGATGGACAGATTCGTGCTTATGCAATTTCTTCAACTGAGATGGTTAGTGAAGCGCAAAAAAGGCATGAGACGTGGCCGACAGCTTCTGCGGCATTAGGAAGAGCAATGACTGCCTCCACGATGATGGGGATGATGCTTAAAGGCGAAGACAACAGCATTACCGTTAAGATTGAAGGCGGCGGGCCGATCGGTATCATTCTAGTGGACAGCAATACAAAAGGGGAGACGCGCGGTTATGTAACAAACCCGCAAACTCATTTTGAGCTGAACAGTAAAGGCAAGCTGGATGTAGCGCGAGCTGTTGGAAAGAACGGATTTTTATCAGTCGTTAAAGACATCGGTATGCGTGAAAAGTTCACAGGACAAGTGCCTTTAGTTTCCGGTGAATTAGGTGAAGATTTCACGTATTACTTTGCCTCTTCAGAACAAGTTCCATCTGCAGTAGGAGTTGGTGTACTCGTTAATCCGGACAATTCTATAAAAGCTGCAGGCGGTTTTATTATTCAAGTACTGCCAAATGCGTCAGATTTGATTGTTGATCTTTTAGAACAGCGAATTAAAGAAATTCCACCCATTTCACGCTTAATCGAAAAAGGAATGACTCCTGAAGAAATTCTTTTTGAACTATTAAGTGAAGATCAAGTGAAAATTCTTGAAAAATCTCCTGTGAAGTTCCAATGCAAATGTTCACACGAACGTTTTGGACAAGCGATCGTAAGTTTAGGAGAGCAAGAAATTAAAGAAATTATCGAAGAAGACGGAAAAGCAGAAACGCATTGCCACTTTTGTAATGCCAAGTATACTTTTTCAAAAGAAGAGCTTCAAGAATTGCTGGAACAAGCTAAAAATTAA
- a CDS encoding type III pantothenate kinase, producing the protein MIFVFDVGNTNIVLGLYENYELKHHWRIHTSREKTEDEYGMLILDLFKHVNIHKEEIEGIIISSVVPPIMFALERMCVKYFGQRPIVVGPGIKTGLNIKYENPREVGADRIVNAVAAIHEYDSPLIIVDFGTATTYCFINEHKQYMGGAIAPGINISTEALYTKAAKLPRIEIAKPEGVIGKNTVNAMQAGILYGYVGQVEGIVKRMKQQSAEEPTVIATGGLASLIAAECTLIDHVDPFLTLKGLLLIYDKNKNG; encoded by the coding sequence ATGATTTTTGTGTTCGACGTAGGGAATACGAATATTGTTTTAGGTCTATATGAAAATTATGAATTAAAACATCATTGGAGAATCCATACTTCACGTGAAAAGACAGAAGACGAATATGGTATGCTCATATTGGATTTGTTTAAACATGTAAATATCCATAAAGAAGAGATTGAAGGAATTATTATTTCTTCCGTAGTGCCTCCAATCATGTTTGCTTTAGAGCGGATGTGTGTTAAATATTTTGGACAGCGTCCAATAGTTGTCGGTCCTGGTATAAAAACCGGCTTGAACATCAAGTATGAAAATCCAAGAGAAGTCGGTGCGGACCGGATCGTCAATGCGGTTGCGGCGATTCATGAATATGATTCACCGCTTATTATCGTTGATTTTGGAACAGCTACAACATACTGTTTTATTAATGAACATAAACAATACATGGGTGGTGCTATTGCCCCAGGTATTAATATATCGACAGAAGCTCTATATACAAAAGCCGCTAAACTGCCGCGAATAGAAATTGCAAAGCCGGAAGGTGTAATCGGGAAAAACACAGTAAATGCTATGCAGGCAGGCATTTTATATGGATATGTGGGACAGGTTGAGGGTATTGTAAAAAGAATGAAGCAGCAATCTGCTGAAGAACCAACCGTAATTGCGACAGGCGGTCTTGCGAGTTTAATTGCAGCGGAATGTACGCTTATTGACCATGTGGATCCTTTTTTAACACTTAAAGGTCTTCTATTGATCTACGATAAAAACAAGAACGGCTAA